Proteins from a single region of Pseudorasbora parva isolate DD20220531a chromosome 22, ASM2467924v1, whole genome shotgun sequence:
- the LOC137058280 gene encoding zinc finger protein 444-like → MGPEDDPEAFIDLFQKAAEACGWPRAQWPVRLIPLLSGEAQAAAQQLPVANLLDYDDLKKAILQRVGRTPEQHRQRFRSLECGESGRPFALAQQLRDECRRWLLAGGSDVDHVVDLVVLEQFITRLPRKTAEWVQCHRPTSLETAINLAEDHLVACPGVGEPPLTSPSLSPPSLSLSRPIPLPRSRPPGPPRVPPRGRGGMGLGPSGSSRVPPRGAGPLGAGSDNGSGSAPFPRSSSNPLPAAGAAGRPGLACWRCGDPDHFVDRCPMMDIGTMIRIPDVQRTTPDQAGEYQIP, encoded by the exons atggggccggaagacgacccGGAGGCCTTCATCGATCTATTCCAgaaagccgcggaggcctgcgggtggccccgggcacagtggccggtgcgcctcatccccctGCTAtctggagaagcccaggcggccgcgcaacaactaccggtcgcgaacctcctggactacgatGATCTAAAGAAGGCCatccttcagcgggtcggccggaccccggaACAACATCGTCAGCGTTTTCGGTCCCTGGAGTGCGGtgagtccggtcgacccttcgcgttggcccaacagctccgggacgagtgccgcagatggcttctggccggcggcagcgacgtggaccatgttgtcgatctggtggtgctggagcagtttatcactcggctccccaggaagaccgccgagtgggtccagtgccaccggcccacgtcgctggagacggccatcaacttggcggaggaccacctggtggcgtgcccgggggtcggcgaacccccactaacttctccctctctctctcccccctctctctctctctctcgacctatccctctccccaggtcccgccctccaggccctcctcgcgtcccccccagaggccggggtgggatgggccttggaccgtccgggagttcgcgggtcccgcccaggggggcggggccgctgggggctggtagtgacaatggctctggttccgccccctttccgcgctcatcctccaacccactccccgccgccggggcggcgggtaggcctgggctggcctgctggcggtgcggcgatccggatcattttgtggaccgatgtccgatgatggacatcggaacaatgatccggatcccggacgtccagcggaccacccccgatcaagcaggagagtaccaaattcct taa